Within Mongoliitalea daihaiensis, the genomic segment TAAAATAAAACTATTTATAGATTCAATTTACTTTTATTAACACCTACGTTCTTTAAATTTAATTATAGGTTTTATAGCTTGGTTTAATCCTTTTAATGCTACAAAATTTGGCTGTTTTGATATTTGCTAGAAATAAATTTTATTTGAAGAATCAACTAAACTAAATACCTTATGAGAAAAGCTTTACTCTTTGTTGTTGCGCTTTTCACCATGACACTCAGTTTCGAGGTGTCTGCGCAACAGCGGGTAATTACCGGAAAGGTAATTTCCGATGAAGATGGAGAGGGCCTTCCGGGCGCTACCGTCCTCGTGAAAGGTACTACAGTAGGAACTACCACCGATTTGGATGGTAATTATTCTATCAACGTACCTGCCGGATCAAATGTTCTGATATTTTCTTTCGTAGGCCTTAAGGCTGTGGAAGAAGCAATTGGCAACAGATCTGTAGTAAATATCACCCTTACTTCTGATGCATCCCAACTATCCGAAGTGGTAGTAACAGCGATTGGTATCGAGAAGGAAAAACGTGCTTTGGGTTATGCAGTATCTTCTGTTGGAGAAGAGTTAATCCAAAACCGACCTGAGGCGGACGTTTCCCGTGTATTGCAAGGAAAAGTTGCAGGGGTAAACATCACGGCTACGAATGGTAACTCAGGAGCTGGTACCAACATTGTAATCAGAGGTTATTCTTCTGCTACAGGTTCTAATCAGCCTTTGTTCGTTGTAGATGGTGTTCCTTTTAACACCAATACGAATGCGCAAACAGGCTTTACTTCAGGTGGTGCCACTACGTCATCCCGTTTCTTGGATATTGATCCTAACAACATTGAAAATGTTTCAGTATTAAAAGGTCTATCTGCAACGGTATTGTATGGTGATCAGGGTAGAAATGGTGTAATTTTGATTACTACGAAGTCTGGTGCTAGTAAAAGAAAGGCAGCAGAAGTAACGGTTAATCAATCCTTGTTTTCCAATACTGCCGCATCACTTCCAGATTATGGTCAGATTTATGGTAATGGTTTTCAACAGCAACCAGGTTTATTCTTCTCTAACTTCGGTCCTAGAATGGATTTGGGCTTGCAGATCAATCACCCGATTGGAGGTTCCAACTTAGCATTTATTAGAAATGGATTCCCTGAATTTTTCAATGCAGATGGTACGCCAATTCGATATGATTATAGAGCTTACGAAGATCCAAGCACTGCTTTCTTTAGAACAGGTTTAGTTTCTAATACGTCGGTTCAGATTCAAGGAGCCTCTGAAAAAACAGGTTATTCTGCTTCTTTTGGTTATACAAATGACGAGGGTTTTCTTCCTGGTAACAAGTTGGAAAAATATAACTTTGGTTTAGGTATCAAATCTTCTGTAACTGATAAGTTAACAATTAACTCTTCTTTTACATTTGCTCGTACAGGGGTTGATTCTCCTCCAGTGAATGCAGCTTTTGGTTCTGGACCATCAGGTGGAGTACCTTCTGCGTATGCGCACGTATTGTATACACCACGTTCCATAGATTTGGCTGGGCTTCCATTTGAGCATCCAGTAGATAGATCATCTGTTTACTTCAGAGCTGATAATGGTATCCCTAATCCTAAGTGGGTTACTCAAAATTATGTTAATTCTTCAGTTGTAGATCGTTTCTTTAACTCTACTTCATTGAATTATGATTTTAACGATAATTTCTCTGTAACCTATCGTGTTGGTTTGGATACCTACACAGAACTTCAAGAGGCACGTTATAATAAAGGTGGAGGACCTGGTACTACTTTGATTGCAAGACAAGGGTACTACAGAACCATTAACATCACCAACACGCTTTGGAACCAAGATTTAGTATTAAATTGGAGAAAAACAATATCTGACAAAGTCAGCATGAGTGCTCTATTGGGAGCCAACTCTCGTTATGACAGGTATCAGCAGTATGGTATTTCTTCTACTGGTCAGTTAGCGTTTGGTTTGTTTAGACATACTAACTTCTTGGAAAGTGCTAACATTGATCCATTAGGTGCTGGTGCCATGGATTTCTTGGTTGAAGAAAGAAGAATGGGGGTATATGCGAACGTAACGTTTGATTATGACAACTATTTATTCTTAAACGTATCGGCAAGAAATGATTGGACTTCCACAGTAGAACCTGAAAATAGAAGAATTTTATATCCTGGTGCTTCTCTTTCCTTTATTCCTACAGATGCATTCAATTGGAACTCTTCTACGTTGAACAATTTGAAATTACGATTGGGTTACGGAACCTCAGCGGGTTTCCCAAGACCATATAGAACAAGAAATATCTTGAATCAAGGGTCTCGTTCATTTGAAAGAGATGGAACTATCTTCCAAACACAATCAGTAAACTCTTTCTTAGGTAATCCAAATTTGAAACCTGAATTGCACCAAGAATGGGAATTTGGTATTGAGGCTTCTATGTTTAATAACAAAGTGACTTTTGATATCTCTTTGTATGAGAAAAACACAAGAAACTTGATCACCGAATCACCAATTGATCCAGCTACTGGTTTTACAAGAACCGCGATCAACATTGGTAGAATTAGAAACAGAGGTATTGAATTCCAAGGTACTGCAACGCCAGTAAGCACTGCTTCCGGATTTAGCTGGGAGACCATTGTCAACTGGACGCTTTACAGAACAGTTACCATGGAATTAGGTGATGGATTGGATGAGGTTGTAGTTGCTGGGTTTACAGATTTAGGAAACTTTGCAATTCCAGGTCAGCCATTTAACATCATCAAAGGAACTGTATTTGCAAGAGATGAGCAGACTAATCAGCCAATTGTTGATGATGTCGGTACTTATTTGACTGCTCCTGAAATTGGAATCTTGGGTGATCCTAATCCAGCTTGGACAGGTTCTTGGATCAACACCTTCCGCTACAAAGGTTTCTTTGTCAACGCAATGTTGGAATACAGAAGAGGTGGTATCATCTTCTCTAATACAGTTACTGCAACATTGGCTCGTGGTGTAACCAAGGATCCGGTCGTAGATAGAGAGTTCTCTTTAATCCTTCCGGGTGTGAAGAGAGACGGTACGCCTAATGATATTCAGATCACTGCTTCCAACTACTTCTTTGATGGCTATCACGTTGGTGCGGATGAAGCAAACGTGTTTGACGGTTCTTCTGTACGTTTGAGAGAATTGTCTTTCGGATATGATCTTCCACGTTCGGTAGTTGCTAAGACTCCTTTCAAGAGGGCATCTTTGGCTATCAGTGGTACAAACCTATGGTTTAGAGCACTTAACTTCCCTCCAAACATGAATTATGATGTGGATGTATTGGGACTAGG encodes:
- a CDS encoding SusC/RagA family TonB-linked outer membrane protein — encoded protein: MRKALLFVVALFTMTLSFEVSAQQRVITGKVISDEDGEGLPGATVLVKGTTVGTTTDLDGNYSINVPAGSNVLIFSFVGLKAVEEAIGNRSVVNITLTSDASQLSEVVVTAIGIEKEKRALGYAVSSVGEELIQNRPEADVSRVLQGKVAGVNITATNGNSGAGTNIVIRGYSSATGSNQPLFVVDGVPFNTNTNAQTGFTSGGATTSSRFLDIDPNNIENVSVLKGLSATVLYGDQGRNGVILITTKSGASKRKAAEVTVNQSLFSNTAASLPDYGQIYGNGFQQQPGLFFSNFGPRMDLGLQINHPIGGSNLAFIRNGFPEFFNADGTPIRYDYRAYEDPSTAFFRTGLVSNTSVQIQGASEKTGYSASFGYTNDEGFLPGNKLEKYNFGLGIKSSVTDKLTINSSFTFARTGVDSPPVNAAFGSGPSGGVPSAYAHVLYTPRSIDLAGLPFEHPVDRSSVYFRADNGIPNPKWVTQNYVNSSVVDRFFNSTSLNYDFNDNFSVTYRVGLDTYTELQEARYNKGGGPGTTLIARQGYYRTINITNTLWNQDLVLNWRKTISDKVSMSALLGANSRYDRYQQYGISSTGQLAFGLFRHTNFLESANIDPLGAGAMDFLVEERRMGVYANVTFDYDNYLFLNVSARNDWTSTVEPENRRILYPGASLSFIPTDAFNWNSSTLNNLKLRLGYGTSAGFPRPYRTRNILNQGSRSFERDGTIFQTQSVNSFLGNPNLKPELHQEWEFGIEASMFNNKVTFDISLYEKNTRNLITESPIDPATGFTRTAINIGRIRNRGIEFQGTATPVSTASGFSWETIVNWTLYRTVTMELGDGLDEVVVAGFTDLGNFAIPGQPFNIIKGTVFARDEQTNQPIVDDVGTYLTAPEIGILGDPNPAWTGSWINTFRYKGFFVNAMLEYRRGGIIFSNTVTATLARGVTKDPVVDREFSLILPGVKRDGTPNDIQITASNYFFDGYHVGADEANVFDGSSVRLRELSFGYDLPRSVVAKTPFKRASLAISGTNLWFRALNFPPNMNYDVDVLGLGVGNGLGFDFVTGPSSRRFGGTLTLAF